Within Aphelocoma coerulescens isolate FSJ_1873_10779 chromosome 1A, UR_Acoe_1.0, whole genome shotgun sequence, the genomic segment GCAACCTAGCCATCCTAAGCTATCGGGCTGGAAACAGCAACTCACCTCATAGAGGGTAagtttgttttcaaatcttTTACTCACCCATCCAATACTGAGattccaggggtttttttcctatttaaaaactactttttatgTTTGTGTTCTTTAAGATGTTAAATTATATCAAAGGAGATGGTACCTCCAAGCCCACTCACTTAAACAGAAGTTGGGATAAAGTCAAACATTTATCTCAGAAACTGAACTTTGGGTTGCAGAGTGTTGCTTCACTTCCCCATAATTAACTCCCTAATCCAAACTATTTTAATAAATCTACAAGGCCTGAGACCTACCAGATGAATGAGTTGTTTAGATATAAAAATATAGGTATAGGCAAATTCTCACCTGCTCAGTAAGCAATATTGAGGTATTGCtgtattttttgcttgtttcagaTCCAAGAGTAACAAATCTTAAGAGAAAAAGAGTTAGTGAAATGCACCAAATTACGAGTTCCCAATTGTAGTGACAATCAAGGAAGATCTCATGCACGTGAAGTagctgaaaaataaagagaaatcaaaatttaatttgaaataataATTACACTATGATACAAGAAGATAGTTACATATCTCCACACCTTCAAGAAACACTTCCCAGTAATAAATATATGGAAGGTTTTGAGGCCTATAAAATTTGACTCATAATTTTAAATCAACATCTATTAAAGATGTTgggaaaagataaataaaaaaacacACTCTAAGACAATTTTAAACTCCTGTTCAAATTTGCAAAGGCACTACATGGgataaaaaacaaaatacagccTCACATGTACtaaattttatataaattaCATTCTTAATAAAATATAGTTAGCTACCAGGCAAACACAATAGAGTTAATTAGaaattggaaagaaaatacaaCCAGAAGCCATTCAGAAGATCCCCTATATTTTGAAACAGTAGCTCAAAGACAAATCTTAAGCAGTAGAAATCTTTAAACATAGATTTGCTTACTTAAAAGACTTTCCACTAGAGGGCAGGCAAATATAGCCAACAAGCCTGTTTCTCACAAAAAAGCATCAACCAAATTCAGTTATCAACTGCctttacagaagaaaatgtgTATTGATGCAAaatattacaaagaaaaaaaaaaaagtgttccaAAAACCACAATGAAAAATGAAGGAGGACACAGATTTAAAATACGACAgtgatatcacagaatcatagaacatcctgagctggcagggacccacaaggatcatacAGCCaatccctggccctgcacaggacacccccaaGAATCACATcgtcccaggtgcagaatccaccACTTGCCCTCGTTAGACTCCACACTGTGGGTGATTGCCCAGTCCTCTAATTCATTGCTATAAATAAGTTTATTTGGCCATTACAGAAAAACATGCTAAAGTAGATGAAATGAACAATACAAAATGGAGCTCCATTctgaaaagctgtaacagctatTACTGGTTTTTCCCTGGGGCCTTCTAACTTACTAGAAATCACTGTGCAAAAGGCACTCAAAACTGTTTTGAAAGCTATTTAAGTCATGGCTGTTTCTCTACAAATAGAATTTCCTCACCTGTGCACAACAGATGAACACAACTGAGATAGTCAGCAGGAAGGCAGATGAAACTATGACATCCACTGAGCGCTGCGGACCTCGACGCTGAAAATACAGGATATGCACATGTGAGTGAAACCCCACCCCATCAGCACTGGTATTTAGCATAACTAGTAAGAATCCCACTGTTCTTCACTGGTTATTTCTCAGCTGGGTAAGTTCCCTCTGCACCTGCCTCTGACCACTTTTTTGTTAGCCACATTATTATACAAATGTTCCCGGTGGCACAGGAAAAGGTAGAATATATAGGTGTggctgcaaggaaagaagggaagacATTCTCTCCACAACCCTCTGCAGAAATTTGAAACACCAAAACTACATTCTATTATCCAAGTGATGTTATCCTCCTCACCCCACCAGCACCATACTAAACTTTGTTTGCTTATAGTTCCTGCTTTCCATGCTCTCCAGCCTCCACACCATAATTCCTTAATGTTTTCATAAACCTTTTCCTGCTTGCAAAAACTACTGATAGGAGATTTCAGGGATCAGAACGTCTTACACAGACACAATTTCTAGCTTCACCTGGCACACATACACTTACAGCACAAATACACATGAACTGTCTTGCTTTATAAATTCCTTGTGTTAATGGTACCAACTGATAAGACTCTTACAATAAGATACTGTCAGCATTATACTACAAGTGGTCACTTTTTACCCAACATTTTCACAAAACTTTTCAGCTGGCATTACTAAGACAAGACTCCAACTCTGAGCACACTCATGCTTTAATCCAAGGTGAAAACCAAACTTTAACTTTCTCAAAATCTGTCTGcctgcaggcactgctggcCCAGAGTCACAAAAATGAAGCAAATATGGGACATATGCACCAATAGTGAGTGTACAGGAAGAAACAGACTACAACACCAACCTTCCACTGGCAGCATAGGAGGTATTTTATGTTAGAATATAATCATAcggtatttttaaatgtttaaaatttattaaatgTGTTAAATTCttattaaagcaaaaatatacATTATTTTACCTTTAGATAGGACCTGAGAGATAGCCACATTTTTATATTCTGCACTTTCTTCAAGCGGAAGTGAGGAACCTCCGATTTTCTTGCCCTTCTGGCAGATGTTAGATGACCAAAAAGTTTGGCAAAAAGTAGCCTCTgcagtgaagaaaataaaattaccttAACTGTTAACTGATTTTCAGAGGCActaaaaaaataagagaaaaggcCTCACCAAATATGTCAAAGTAATGTACCACATaccagtaaaaattaaaataagttaATATAAACCAGAAATAAGTGCAGCAGCATATTATTAAAAAGAGGAAATGCACtacaacattttaaaagtctCCATATTCCAATGATTACCAAAATTTAGCTATACtttgagttcttttactcaaaCTTTAGACAATAGATCTGCTATGCTCTAaaaacttggggaaaaaaacccaaacctgccTTTTCTAATTTCATTAGAAAGCACCTATACCACAGGAGATCCTTTCAACAGAAATCATTATTAGAAGCAGGTTAATTCTATTCTACTGTATTACATCACATATTTTGACTATAATTTGAGAACAGAAAGTATAAAAATGTTTCCTTGGCAAACCAGTAAGTATTTATATGCTGCAGCTAGTAAGGTTGTTCTCTGAAGTTTCAATTGCAGTTACAAGCCATGGTGTATTACTTCAGAGAGCAGCTCTCACCATCTCCAGCCACAGAACTGATCTAACAATGAAGCAGGCAGGGCCTTGGCCACGGATGGACAGAACTGTTCTgaatgtcccatccctggaagtgttcaaggccaggctgaatggggctctgagcaacctggtctagtggaaggtgtccctgtccatgacaggggggttggaactggatgatctttaaggttccttccaacccaaaccattctatgattttatgaattAAATTGAAGGTTTTGAATGAAACACACTGGAAATTTATAGAGCTCTTTTCCTGAAAATACTTCTCTTTGTGGAAACCTGAGACAACCTGGGACATGACTAAGCATTGGGTTAATGCATTGAGCCAATCTTCCCTTAGGAATTCTCtccgggggaaaaaaaaaacaaacaaacaaaaaaacaacagaacacCAACAAAACCAACTTTTTAGCTACAGAGATCTCAGTCCACTGGAACTGAGTCATCTCCCAAACTGCAAGCCCACTGAAGTGTTTCATCATCACTGATCTATCACTCATAGCGTGCTGAAGAAAACAAGCTTAAAATATCCACAGAGtcaaaaaatacaaacattaAACCTTGGTTTGCTTCAGATGAAGTCTCCTGGTTTGCTGTTCATACCTGTTTATATGTTCTCTCTGCTacacagagcagaaaaaagaaaatccacacTAGAGACACCCGGACCACAAAACTTATAATAACCATTGAGAGAACCAGAACATCTCCATCTGATCCAAATGCAGTCATGCAAAGCTCAGTGGCAGAATGTGCAGCTAGTTGTTCTAAATCTTTAGCTTGGGAAAGTCGAAAGACAAAGGGCATTAAACCCAAGATTAAAGATATGACATTTCCAAAAATTTGATAACCAATTCCTGGTATATAGCTGTTCacctaaaaagaaaaagaaagggtatatatttaattttggaattatttttttcattaagtcAATAAAAAAATTGTTAATGCCTTTATTTTATCACAACACTTTATAATCTGGCAAATTATATGAAAACTTCAACCAATCATCTTCCCATTTTACTATTGAAAAATGAGGAAGTCCTCAAAAAGCACTTAATGCACAGGATCCAAATAAGACAAGTAATTTAAAAACCCATCAATAAAACACCACAGTTAAACTCCAGTGCATATTCCTGCATTAGAAATTCACTGAATGCTGAATTAACCAAGTGGGCCAATCAGACTGTGCTGCTTGGACACTTTACCTTGCTCCTATTTCTGGTTAAGGTTGTACCCTTTTTAGTGGAATCAAAGTGTTTACAGTGCAGACAAGACTGGAGCTCTGTTGTGCTCGCTATGGCTTGCTGAGTTTATCTCTGCTGTGCATTGCATCCAAACCTGTAAAGTCTCTGAGTCAAGCAGAGATCAGAACTAGGTTTGTGAATACATTGCTTTTTAACAAGTTGGAGAAAGTATCAACTTGTCAGAACTAGTGAGAGTTTTCTTCAGCTGTGCTTGGATTTTGTGACCAACTCTACAAAATACCCACGTTGTCTATATTGAAAAAGAGCACAGCATCAACTAAATGCATTTCCAACTGTTTCCTGAAGAGGAGTACTaggaaaaaggagggaggaCTAGTGAGAACATCCCACTCATCCTCTTAAGAGGTTTGCTTCCTAAAGAGGAAAGCTTTCTTTTCCAATCCTTACTTTAGCAACCAGATATGCAGATCTTTATTTATAACTCAATAAATTACTTGTTCATCGAAATCAAGGCAATAAACACGAATATTCACAGCATGTATCAATAAAACTGAGGCTGGCTACATGTGCAAGCACCTAACAAtgcaaacaccttttttttgtcCCGACACTGAAGATTTGGTAGCTCTTTAATCTGGTAGTAACAAGTAAATCAGAGTGATGTAAGCCATATAACAATAATGTGAATAACAGATACTTAAACAATaacacaaacaacaaaacaaacaacttaaaaaacccacaaccaacCAAACACCCCCCCACCATAAACCAAGCTTGGTAGTGATAGTGGTAGTGCTTACAATTCTAGATACAATATTtgcataaaacaaaacaaatactcACTCTGTTCATTATCATACCACTGATTTCAAGCACAGACATATCTGCTTTCTTGCAGTCATTACCCTCCCATACAATTGCACTTATTTTTTCTAGTCCTGGATTCAAACTGTGGATCCAAGGCAAATGACTCTGGGAAAGACAAGGAGTATCTTCCATCACAATTAATCTTTTTTCATGTCAATATGCCTTTGTCAGCAATATACTAACAACAAAAATATGTCCAAACCAAAACCCTTTAGACTGACACAAATATTGCTATGAAATACTATATTGCTATATAGCATTTACTTCTACTATATGTTAACCTCATTCCTCAAAATCATCCCCTTCTTTTCCAAGAAACAGTTGTGAGAACAAAGATCTCTCCTTCTCCATACTCCATTTTGTAATAGGGATCAGTTAATGTGACTAAGGATTTATTGGCTTCTTTTTCACTCAAACATatcaaagaagaaagaaatatgaaaacaaaCTTCCACTTATAAGTCATTTTTAATTCTGACacatttaataaattatttttttattatttatttccctCTAACATTCTGAAAAGCACTCTTCTCAGGTTAAGCCTAAGggaaacaattttttaatgtaCTCTTGATGATATTTGTATACTTCACAATCCTTGTTATGGATAAAGACCCCCTGTGCACACTGTATCTGGCCAGACTCAGAGAGCAATAGGTGTCTAATCAGTACAGGCAGCTCCTAGAGCCAAGCAATCCCCCACTCATCTACTGATTGCACTTAGGGCTCAGGGACCTTCTTCTCAAACCACAGAGCCAAGTGAGAACTTATGGATATGGAAAAATGTTAAGGTGACAAGTTCTGCTGTGGCCAATTCTTGACTTTCCTCAGTtctgtctccctcctcctctcccactcAGGAGATTAAAACTGCTTTCAAGTTTAGTCACCTGGCACTATATGCATCACACTGCTGGAGGTGGTGGTGCTGGCAGGGGCAACAGCATGCTATTATTTTTAGATTTTAATTATCACTGATCAAAAGCAaagctttattttcattttatcacTTGCTTTGTAAGTATTGATCTGAAATCTTCGTAATCTCTTCAGTACTCAATTATCTCCCTTATTTCCaatgaatgaagaaaaaatgatTTATATTATTATGACAGCACAAATATTCGTTGCAGGTTTTTCTTAACCACAGTTTTCCAAGCTCTCCCTCTAGAGGGAGTatcagcaccaggagctgaaaCTCAAAAATTTACAATCTGCAATCAAATAGAAAAATTCTCAACTCATCAACTCAATAAATACACTGCAATTCAACTCACTACTCCAAGGCTTAGTGTTAATGGAATGCAAGCAGgaagaactaaaaataaaaaaaaggctgTATGAAATTCAAATTGCTATTATTAACtttaaggttaaaaaaaattttaactgAATAGAATTTAGACATGTATAATACACACATGATatcatatacatacacatatacatgAAGCATGTGTTacccttctgtttgcttttcctatatatacatttttaaataagcaaacagaaagatgtCTGATAAGTGCTTATAAAAAGCAATGccattagagaaaaaaaaaggggggggaggaatccaccaaaacccaaacagcaaaaaattaaacaaaacaaacaaacccccagaaaaataaacaactaAACAGAACCACCTATCAAAGAGGAAACTTCATCAGTACTTTCCCTAAACTAGAATTAAGATTCAAACACTCAAATATTCTACAGGCTACTTTGATATATTGTCATACTCTCTTCATTTGACAAATTAATGACTGAGTAGCAGAAATCAAGTTTTCCTTGTTTTAATTCTATCAAATCACTTTGGCTTTGATACTTCCATCTAATATAGGTCTTTGTCCCAGGCCTTCTGTGACATATGATAAAACAGGCAACACTGAGTTTGTGTGTAGAGTAAAAGACCAAAATTGGTGGATACCAACCTGATGAAATGGGTCATCTCTGTACTCTTTCTTCACACACGGATTCACTTGAGGGCTTTCCACGTCTGTCTCGCTGGTACAGGACGAGTGGCACTCAGCACAGTGTAAGAGGTCCTCCCACAGCACATCTTCTGTTTCTGACTCTGGCCTTGCACTCTCAGAGTCTTGTCTGGAGCTTGAGCACCGAGAACTGCAGCTAGTACCTGATTTAGGTGTATCCTGAAACCCAAATATCCACTGGAATTAATGTAGCTGTTTTATTCTACATCATTTCCTGGCAGAGAAGTTCAAATTAGTGAACCTGTGTCTATCTGGATTTTTAGGTTCTAATCCATTATCTTTCTTATTGGAAAGATTTGGATGTTTATTGTGTCTAAGAGGTTGCACATTTTAAGATACTGTACCGAAAAAGCAACAGTCCATGgcccctgctttttttttttggggggggggggggggggggtcacataGGGAAGAATCAAATCATATTCATTATTAAAAGGAAATAACTACTTCACAGATTTTTAGAGCTCAGCAGTTTAGAATCTGACAGCAGTTATCAAGCCACAAGCTCCAGCTATAGCTCAAACTTCTGAGGAACTGACAGTCAGAGTCCCTAAAACCACATTGTTACTACTAACATACCTTCTCAAAGATGGAGTGAGCTTGTTTGAAAACAGTAATGCATCAGGtatagaggggaaaaataagCACGGGTACACATAGCTAATGATAGGTAATGCCATGTGTAATCTGCAGAGTTAtacataaaattttaattattttaaacaaactgCAGTTGACTAACAAGTATGCCTTTGTAAACTCAAATTTTACCTGGATCTtagataaagaaagaaaaatcttgagTTTGGGACATTCAAATCTTCCAATGCATACACATGAAACAATCTACTGTTGTCTTCAGAACAACAAGGCACAGTTTAAACTACTTTCTACAATAAACAGAATCCACTTCCAGCAAGACAGGGTGTAATATTAAAAGCAGTACCACCTACTCATTGCCATCCTCTGGCAATTTCCATTCCCTCTTAACACAAAGTTCATTTCTTTCTACTAATTTCTCTTGAGAACACACACACAATtttttacactgaaaaaaaacctaagCAATGTTTCAGCAGACATACTAACTTAATATGATTCATAGTGCATTACTATCTGAAGAAATGTTCTTCATTCTTTCTGAAAAGCATGCTTAATGTATTTTATGTAAACCATTTTGTAAAGAAATGTTCAGAAAAAATTTGGTCTGAACTTTCTCCATCTTTTACAAAGTGAGGGATAACACCAATGCAGAAAGAGTCtctagtattttttttcttaaaatgcaaaaaacaaGGTATTTCTAGAAGGCAGTCACTTCTGGGTACCACTGAGGCCTGAAGTTAATAAAgtaagaacattttaaaaagcttgCTCAAACAACAGTTAAGTATACATGTAAAcacaaagataaaagaaaatgtaggaCAGAATTTGAGAGTATATCCATTGActtcactaatttttttttttaaatacaaagaaagcTTTCACTGATTCGAAAACTATTGTTTCATTTCCTTTGTAATGGTGTGGGGGAGGCGAATTGGtagcaagaaagaaaagcttCCTCTTTCATTGCATCAGTCAGATCAGTGAACGAGGAATAAATGTAGAACAGTACTGCCACAGCTAAACATGGATTACATTTTGTCTCTTTAATTTCTGAAGGTATCTACAAAGTCTTCCCTAGCTTTGAAGCACTTTATGCaagagaaaatatatttaagctgaaaaaaaaaatcaactgtaATAGCATCTTTGCCTGTTCTTGTGAAGCACTACGGCTGCACAAGCACACAGTGAAGGGACATCTTCTGTAATATGAAACTAACAGTGCCATTATCACAAACCACACATGCAAAAGGCATTAAACACTTAAATCAATTAACACTCTGGATCTTCTTAACCAAAGTCTATGAGAAATGAATGAAAGAATAGCTTATCTAATAATGTTCTTTATGCAAAGCATCAACTTCAAGGCTTTGCAGCTGTGATCAGAGCAAGCAATATCTGAACAGTTCCAAGAGACTTTTCTTATATCAAGTAGAGAGTTTACTCATGTGACTCTGCCTATCAAACCCATCTGTCAGTGGACTTTTGTCAGTGCTGATTTTATTCTTTACTCTCTTTGCTCAGCCTTAGTGACAAAACAGCAATACAGCCTTTAAAAAGTGTTCTATATCTGTGAAGTTGCATACCATTAGCAAAAtagcataatttttaaaaataatacataaataaaCAAAACTACAATAAGATATCCCATTCTCTTTCAATGCCCGAGTCCTTACAATTAAGGTTCTGCTAATATGGAATCTGTGAAATCCCCTATTACAAGCTGTAATGTCATCAAGTCTCTTAAAATTTCGGTATTTTTATGCATTAACAATTTTGTTAAGATTTCATGACAAGATTTTATATTACTGTTTCAACAAACACAAGGAAATTGAAACTCAGAGTCAATCAGACTTCTCCACAAAAAAAGCAAGTGAATCCAAAATACTAAATGGAGAGAAACAGGAGCAGTACCATGCTAAAAATTTGCATATTGCCAATTACTACTGTTTCTGTAACAAAGCAAATTTCCAGAGGAAATAACTGTTGTCACAAGACAGCAACAGAGTTACCATAACCTGATGCAAGATCTACAGAACATATTTAGGCTCCTTGTAACATACTGAAAAATAGGATGACGCTCAAAGAAACTAGATTACAACCTCTTAATTTCAAAGCACTGTcatgaaacaaaagcaaaaaacaaaccaaaaacaaaacaaaaaaccaaaacaactctATTCCTCGCTAGCATGACTTCCAATTTACAGACTCCTAAAATCcaatataggaaaaaaaaaagtctgaggaAATGTCATAGTCTATCTCCAGCCAACAACCAAGCATATGCAAGCTTGCCCAATATACCTACTCAATAAGAAGTCAAGAGGTTCCAAGGATTTACAGGCAATAAGCAATAGAAATGAACATACCTCCAGAGGGTAGTGTTTCTTATAATGGTGAGATTTCCTGTTTCGAAGTGTACAATCACTAGAAGTGCGTTCGACATTGCGACGTAAAGAATAGCCAGTTTCAGGCCCTTCCTCACTAGAAACTTCATCTGATAAATTTGTCACAGCCCTGTGAGTATCCTAGTGCAAGAAATACAGCATTAGTAAGA encodes:
- the PHTF2 gene encoding protein PHTF2 isoform X1 → MASKVTDAIVWYQKKIGAYDQQIWEKSVEQREIKGLRNKPKKTGHVKPDLIDVDLVRGSAFAKAKPESPWTSLTRKGIVRVVFFPFFYRWWLQVTSRVIFFWLLVLYLLQVAAVVLFYTAQSPHNIPLTEVIGPIWLMLLLGTVHCQIVSTRTPKPPPSTGGKRRRKLRKAAHLEVHREGDGSSTTDNTQEGTVQSYGTSTSCSIGAVFRDIWHAAFFLSGSKKAKNSIDKSTETDNGYVSLDGKKPGKGSEECVQGHERRCEVIRPEEAGWSPSTVRDALSNHSHHKDTHRAVTNLSDEVSSEEGPETGYSLRRNVERTSSDCTLRNRKSHHYKKHYPLEDTPKSGTSCSSRCSSSRQDSESARPESETEDVLWEDLLHCAECHSSCTSETDVESPQVNPCVKKEYRDDPFHQSHLPWIHSLNPGLEKISAIVWEGNDCKKADMSVLEISGMIMNRVNSYIPGIGYQIFGNVISLILGLMPFVFRLSQAKDLEQLAAHSATELCMTAFGSDGDVLVLSMVIISFVVRVSLVWIFFFLLCVAERTYKQRLLFAKLFGHLTSARRARKSEVPHFRLKKVQNIKMWLSLRSYLKRRGPQRSVDVIVSSAFLLTISVVFICCAQLLHVHEIFLDCHYNWELVIWCISLTLFLLRFVTLGSETSKKYSNTSILLTEQINLYLKMEKKPNKKEELTLVNNVLKLATKLLKELDSPFRLYGLTMNPLLYNITQVVILSAVSGVISDLLGFNLKLWKIKS
- the PHTF2 gene encoding protein PHTF2 isoform X3 encodes the protein MLILWWLQVTSRVIFFWLLVLYLLQVAAVVLFYTAQSPHNIPLTEVIGPIWLMLLLGTVHCQIVSTRTPKPPPSTGGKRRRKLRKAAHLEVHREGDGSSTTDNTQEGTVQSYGTSTSCSIGAVFRDIWHAAFFLSGSKKAKNSIDKSTETDNGYVSLDGKKPGKGSEECVQGHERRCEVIRPEEAGWSPSTVRDALSNHSHHKDTHRAVTNLSDEVSSEEGPETGYSLRRNVERTSSDCTLRNRKSHHYKKHYPLEDTPKSGTSCSSRCSSSRQDSESARPESETEDVLWEDLLHCAECHSSCTSETDVESPQVNPCVKKEYRDDPFHQSHLPWIHSLNPGLEKISAIVWEGNDCKKADMSVLEISGMIMNRVNSYIPGIGYQIFGNVISLILGLMPFVFRLSQAKDLEQLAAHSATELCMTAFGSDGDVLVLSMVIISFVVRVSLVWIFFFLLCVAERTYKQRLLFAKLFGHLTSARRARKSEVPHFRLKKVQNIKMWLSLRSYLKRRGPQRSVDVIVSSAFLLTISVVFICCAQLLHVHEIFLDCHYNWELVIWCISLTLFLLRFVTLGSETSKKYSNTSILLTEQINLYLKMEKKPNKKEELTLVNNVLKLATKLLKELDSPFRLYGLTMNPLLYNITQVVILSAVSGVISDLLGFNLKLWKIKS
- the PHTF2 gene encoding protein PHTF2 isoform X2, which produces MASKVTDAIVWYQKKIGAYDQQIWEKSVEQREIKGLRNKPKKTGHVKPDLIDVDLVRGSAFAKAKPESPWTSLTRKGIVRVVFFPFFYRWWLQVTSRVIFFWLLVLYLLQVAAVVLFYTAQSPHNIPLTEVIGPIWLMLLLGTVHCQIVSTRTPKPPPSTGGKRRRSKKAKNSIDKSTETDNGYVSLDGKKPGKGSEECVQGHERRCEVIRPEEAGWSPSTVRDALSNHSHHKDTHRAVTNLSDEVSSEEGPETGYSLRRNVERTSSDCTLRNRKSHHYKKHYPLEDTPKSGTSCSSRCSSSRQDSESARPESETEDVLWEDLLHCAECHSSCTSETDVESPQVNPCVKKEYRDDPFHQSHLPWIHSLNPGLEKISAIVWEGNDCKKADMSVLEISGMIMNRVNSYIPGIGYQIFGNVISLILGLMPFVFRLSQAKDLEQLAAHSATELCMTAFGSDGDVLVLSMVIISFVVRVSLVWIFFFLLCVAERTYKQRLLFAKLFGHLTSARRARKSEVPHFRLKKVQNIKMWLSLRSYLKRRGPQRSVDVIVSSAFLLTISVVFICCAQLLHVHEIFLDCHYNWELVIWCISLTLFLLRFVTLGSETSKKYSNTSILLTEQINLYLKMEKKPNKKEELTLVNNVLKLATKLLKELDSPFRLYGLTMNPLLYNITQVVILSAVSGVISDLLGFNLKLWKIKS